Proteins co-encoded in one Flavobacterium sp. M31R6 genomic window:
- a CDS encoding ABC transporter substrate-binding protein — MKQLTDQLGITHTFDSSPKRIVSLVPSQTELLYDLGLEDRIVGITKFCVHPYHFKSTKKIVGGTKKVHYDKIRSLEPDIIICNKEENTHEMVEELRKICPVWVTNIVTIEDNFQMITDFGQIFDKRTEARKWNDKLAFALSDFKNFINDIPIKKVAYFIWKDPYMVVGSGTFIDELLKLNHFQNHFASKERYPEIELEKMETEGDLDLILLSSEPFPFKAADGYEIAKSTHNAQAVLVDGEMFSWYGSRLLKAFDYFKYLHKSI; from the coding sequence ATGAAACAATTAACGGACCAACTCGGTATTACCCACACTTTTGATTCTTCTCCCAAGCGAATCGTTTCTCTTGTGCCTTCCCAAACCGAATTGTTATATGATTTGGGTTTGGAAGACAGAATAGTGGGAATTACCAAGTTTTGTGTGCATCCCTATCATTTTAAATCTACAAAAAAAATCGTAGGCGGAACAAAGAAAGTGCATTATGATAAAATCCGTTCGTTGGAACCGGACATTATCATTTGCAACAAAGAGGAGAATACCCATGAAATGGTCGAAGAGTTGCGTAAAATTTGCCCAGTTTGGGTAACCAATATTGTTACTATCGAAGATAACTTTCAAATGATAACCGACTTTGGTCAGATATTTGATAAGAGAACAGAAGCTAGGAAATGGAATGATAAATTGGCTTTTGCCTTGAGCGATTTTAAAAATTTCATCAATGATATTCCGATTAAGAAAGTGGCTTATTTTATTTGGAAAGACCCTTACATGGTAGTGGGTTCGGGAACTTTTATAGATGAATTATTAAAGTTGAATCATTTTCAAAATCATTTTGCTTCAAAAGAACGATATCCTGAAATTGAACTTGAAAAAATGGAAACGGAAGGTGATTTGGATTTGATTTTGCTCTCATCAGAGCCGTTTCCTTTTAAAGCGGCGGACGGTTATGAAATTGCCAAATCTACCCATAATGCCCAAGCCGTTTTGGTGGACGGAGAAATGTTTTCCTGGTACGGAAGCCGATTGCTTAAGGCCTTTGATTATTTTAAATATTTGCATAAGAGCATTTAA
- the pyrF gene encoding orotidine-5'-phosphate decarboxylase: MTTQELIQQIKIKKSFLCVGLDVDLNKIPKHLLELEDPIFEFNKAIIDATHDLAVAYKPNIAFFEAYGIKGWMSLQKTINYINEKHPEIFTIADAKRGDIGNTSSMYAKAFFEDLNFDSVTVAPYMGKDSVEPFLAFENKHTIMLALTSNEGAFDFQTLIVNGTRGEAERSEAKELYKHVLETSKTWKNSENLMYVVGATKAEYFTEVRKIVPDSFLLVPGVGAQGGSLSEVCKYGMNDNVGLLINSSRAIIYASNGTDFADVARNEALKMQQEMEEILKGLNV; this comes from the coding sequence ATGACAACACAAGAATTAATCCAACAAATTAAAATTAAAAAATCATTTCTATGCGTAGGTTTAGATGTGGATTTAAATAAAATTCCAAAGCATTTATTGGAATTGGAAGATCCTATTTTTGAATTTAACAAAGCTATTATTGATGCTACCCATGATTTGGCTGTGGCGTATAAACCCAATATTGCATTCTTTGAAGCATACGGAATAAAAGGATGGATGTCATTGCAAAAGACTATTAATTATATCAATGAAAAGCATCCTGAAATTTTTACGATTGCCGATGCCAAAAGAGGCGATATCGGTAATACTTCATCGATGTATGCCAAAGCTTTTTTTGAAGATTTAAATTTTGACAGTGTAACAGTTGCTCCTTATATGGGGAAAGATTCAGTTGAGCCTTTTCTAGCTTTTGAAAACAAACATACCATTATGTTGGCGTTGACATCAAATGAAGGTGCTTTTGATTTTCAAACCTTAATTGTTAATGGAACCCGAGGCGAAGCCGAACGGAGCGAAGCTAAAGAATTGTACAAACATGTATTGGAAACATCCAAAACTTGGAAGAATTCTGAAAATCTAATGTACGTAGTTGGCGCTACTAAAGCTGAATATTTTACCGAAGTTCGTAAAATTGTCCCTGACAGTTTCTTGCTTGTTCCTGGTGTTGGTGCACAAGGCGGAAGTCTTTCTGAAGTATGCAAATACGGAATGAATGACAATGTTGGATTGCTAATCAATTCTTCACGCGCCATTATTTATGCTTCGAATGGAACTGATTTTGCAGATGTAGCCAGAAACGAAGCCTTGAAAATGCAACAAGAGATGGAGGAAATTTTAAAGGGTTTAAATGTTTAA
- a CDS encoding methyltransferase, producing the protein MENQDNQPSPASIMQIGSGFWSSKLLLAAVKFQLFTKLAEKQSMSAQQIKTMLNLKCADIHLFDFLDALTGLGFLNREGLLESAIYSNSVNAEAFLVINKPAYIGGMLDMLNNRLYQFWGNLEEGLLTGLPQNEIKAGDDNLFHELYKSPERLLEFINAMGSIQIGNFNAFAQLFDFSKYKTLTDVGGCGAALSTTVAMHQPHMKCTSFDLPVVEPIAKEKIAKTPFSDRVTTASGDFFADPFPKADVVVMGNILHDWDEPKKLALLQKAYDALPEGGAFVAIENVIDDDRSKNVFGMMMSLNMLIETGTGFDYTFSSFNKWTKSVGFKSTSIVPLTGPASAAIAYK; encoded by the coding sequence ATGGAAAATCAAGACAATCAGCCATCACCGGCTAGTATTATGCAAATCGGATCTGGGTTTTGGTCATCAAAATTATTGCTGGCTGCAGTAAAGTTTCAATTATTTACCAAACTTGCTGAAAAGCAATCGATGTCAGCTCAGCAAATAAAGACGATGTTGAATCTGAAGTGTGCTGATATTCATTTGTTTGATTTTTTGGATGCCTTGACGGGACTTGGATTTCTGAATAGGGAAGGACTTTTGGAGTCAGCAATTTATTCCAATAGCGTCAATGCCGAGGCATTTTTGGTTATTAACAAGCCGGCCTATATTGGCGGAATGCTGGATATGCTGAATAACCGTTTGTATCAGTTTTGGGGAAACTTGGAGGAAGGTTTGCTTACCGGTTTGCCACAAAATGAAATTAAGGCAGGAGATGATAATTTATTTCACGAACTCTATAAATCACCTGAAAGATTATTGGAGTTTATCAATGCGATGGGAAGTATTCAGATAGGGAATTTTAATGCTTTTGCCCAGCTATTTGATTTTTCAAAATACAAAACCTTGACTGATGTTGGCGGATGCGGCGCGGCGTTGTCTACTACAGTGGCAATGCACCAGCCTCATATGAAATGCACTAGTTTTGATCTTCCTGTTGTGGAGCCTATTGCAAAAGAAAAAATAGCAAAGACACCTTTTTCGGATAGGGTTACAACAGCAAGCGGCGATTTTTTTGCTGATCCATTTCCAAAAGCAGATGTCGTGGTGATGGGAAATATACTTCACGATTGGGATGAACCAAAGAAATTGGCACTTCTTCAAAAAGCTTACGATGCCCTTCCGGAAGGTGGAGCATTTGTGGCGATAGAGAACGTAATTGATGATGATAGATCCAAAAATGTTTTCGGAATGATGATGAGCCTAAATATGCTGATTGAAACCGGAACTGGTTTTGATTATACTTTTTCCAGTTTCAATAAATGGACAAAAAGCGTTGGCTTCAAATCGACATCGATTGTTCCGCTCACAGGACCTGCAAGTGCGGCAATTGCTTATAAATAG
- a CDS encoding VOC family protein, translating to MKILELGLLSDDVLETEAFYNQVLGLDTLYRDHSSVSFHVGATKLTFHTSQNVKPVYHFAFDVPNNKLIEAFCWIESKTEIMYVIPPDKIADFYNWNAKSFYFYDNNGNILEFIARNDLDNASQNSFDGKSILSVSEMGLVSKNVAAQCDELFEKYGLTPYSKQPKLPKFIVLGTVTGIFILVEENRDWYPTDKKSKSFWTKIVFNHEGETRVLEVLE from the coding sequence ATGAAGATACTGGAATTGGGATTACTGTCGGATGATGTTTTAGAAACGGAAGCTTTTTATAATCAAGTTTTGGGATTGGATACTTTGTATAGAGATCACTCCTCTGTTTCATTCCATGTAGGCGCCACTAAACTGACTTTTCATACTTCCCAAAATGTAAAACCGGTTTATCATTTTGCTTTTGATGTGCCAAATAACAAGCTTATTGAAGCTTTTTGTTGGATAGAAAGCAAAACCGAAATAATGTATGTTATTCCGCCCGATAAAATTGCCGATTTCTACAACTGGAATGCCAAGTCTTTTTATTTTTATGACAATAACGGGAATATTCTGGAGTTCATTGCGAGAAATGATTTAGATAACGCTTCACAAAATTCATTTGATGGCAAATCCATTCTGTCGGTTAGTGAGATGGGATTGGTTTCCAAAAATGTTGCAGCACAATGTGATGAACTATTTGAGAAATATGGATTAACGCCTTATTCAAAGCAACCCAAATTACCCAAGTTTATTGTTTTGGGAACTGTAACGGGAATTTTTATCCTTGTGGAAGAAAACAGGGATTGGTATCCAACAGATAAGAAATCAAAATCATTTTGGACAAAAATAGTTTTTAATCATGAAGGAGAAACTAGAGTATTGGAAGTTTTAGAATAA
- a CDS encoding DUF4197 domain-containing protein, with the protein MKKALFLFLILPAISNAQFKDILTKASEKINAVTKSNNSLDIAAGLKEALNKGVTVQVSKLTATDGFYKNDAVKILMPEELAKLDRTLRKMGMSKLADQGILAMNRAAEDAVKEATPIFVSAIKNITITDAKSILLGKENAATVYLQSSTETPLYAKFNPVVQQSIGKVGADVIWSNIIKQYNTIPFVTKVNPDLTDYITKKALEGVFKMITVEEKNIRTNLNARTSDVLKKVFALQDKK; encoded by the coding sequence ATGAAAAAGGCCCTATTCCTATTCCTTATCCTACCTGCAATCAGCAATGCACAATTCAAAGACATACTGACAAAAGCATCCGAAAAAATCAATGCTGTAACGAAATCAAATAATAGCTTAGATATAGCTGCTGGTCTAAAAGAAGCCCTTAACAAAGGGGTTACCGTACAAGTATCAAAACTTACTGCTACCGATGGTTTTTATAAAAATGATGCAGTTAAAATTCTAATGCCCGAAGAATTAGCCAAACTGGACAGAACGCTGAGAAAGATGGGAATGTCAAAATTGGCCGATCAAGGAATATTAGCTATGAACAGAGCCGCTGAAGATGCTGTAAAAGAAGCAACACCCATATTTGTTTCGGCTATCAAAAATATCACTATAACCGATGCCAAAAGTATTTTGCTGGGTAAAGAAAATGCCGCAACGGTTTATTTGCAGTCATCAACAGAAACACCGCTTTACGCCAAGTTTAACCCAGTGGTTCAACAATCGATTGGTAAGGTTGGAGCTGATGTGATTTGGTCAAATATAATTAAGCAATACAACACCATACCGTTTGTTACCAAAGTAAATCCAGACCTTACGGATTACATAACCAAAAAAGCATTGGAAGGAGTTTTCAAAATGATTACTGTTGAAGAAAAAAACATCCGAACCAATTTGAATGCCAGAACTTCGGATGTGTTGAAAAAAGTTTTTGCTTTACAGGACAAGAAGTAA
- a CDS encoding alpha/beta fold hydrolase gives MINYTVYKNENSDQWVTFVHGAGGSSSIWFKQIRDFKKDYNILLLDLRGHGESKTTLKTAFKQKYTFSALANDILEVLDHLKIEKSHFVGISLGTILIRQLAEMYPDRVQSMILGGAILKMNFRSQILMRLGNTFKYVLPYLVLYKFFAFVIMPKKSHKQSRSLFINEAKKLYQKEFIKWFKLTAEINPVLKWFRQVELNIPTLYVMGEEDYMFLPSVRKVVESHYKSSKLFVIENCGHVVNVEQPNAFNSAVLSFIHRAK, from the coding sequence GTGATTAACTATACAGTATATAAGAACGAGAACAGCGATCAATGGGTCACTTTTGTGCATGGCGCTGGAGGAAGTTCATCCATTTGGTTTAAACAAATCAGGGATTTCAAAAAAGACTACAATATTTTGTTGTTGGATTTGAGAGGTCATGGAGAATCCAAAACAACTTTGAAAACGGCCTTCAAACAGAAATATACTTTTTCGGCTTTAGCCAATGATATTCTGGAAGTTTTGGATCATCTTAAAATTGAAAAATCACATTTTGTTGGAATTTCATTAGGAACAATCCTCATCAGACAATTGGCAGAAATGTATCCGGATAGAGTGCAAAGTATGATTCTGGGTGGAGCCATCTTAAAAATGAATTTCCGTTCCCAGATATTAATGCGTTTAGGAAACACTTTTAAATATGTATTGCCTTATTTGGTTTTGTATAAGTTTTTTGCTTTTGTTATAATGCCTAAAAAAAGTCACAAGCAATCACGATCACTTTTTATAAATGAAGCCAAGAAATTATATCAAAAAGAATTTATCAAGTGGTTTAAATTGACTGCTGAGATAAATCCAGTACTAAAGTGGTTCCGTCAGGTTGAATTGAATATCCCTACGCTTTATGTTATGGGAGAAGAAGATTATATGTTTTTGCCGTCAGTTCGTAAAGTTGTCGAAAGCCATTATAAATCATCCAAGTTATTCGTAATTGAAAATTGTGGACATGTGGTCAATGTAGAACAGCCTAATGCTTTTAATTCAGCTGTTTTGTCTTTTATACATAGGGCCAAATAA